In Limisalsivibrio acetivorans, one genomic interval encodes:
- a CDS encoding glutamate synthase-related protein, with amino-acid sequence MADIVRHKNNVVTRRSIKYTEPDKTGIYAQGAKYWVEVTDELTEPGRGCVHCATCVDACTHNLAKPESPTGVFSMEVRYLDEEGNRVNMEAGDSVAFMEKILWINPDECCNCKRCVKMCPQRAIKVYENPDYNDVGVKLTGSGVINDIINRASNKSTVSSAHLGATQSKMDNDWLIDAAEILSPQRDHLHEFAGQIRRMTLGKRNARFECDTPIFDVHQSYGSNSHEAILARMMASIKLGRPFFTGEGYVHPDMMPAAKYCILQFGSGGYGPWLELDKFAGVSMKYGQDAKKGKGGRLQDKKNDYEIALLRCVEALRHLTAPNPQHLQYSIEELPMRVESLRCLLGDDKLIGADVYGTAWNFPEIAVALAKAGFDYITVKAGDGSTGAAHMVDMQNRGLNIIYLTHMADYALRREGLREQVSIIAEGGVMNSFHAFLTMLAGADFVGMGMRHLHVLGCTLCRRCHTGQCAWGITSRKYGHRIEPETASDSMANLVESFHEDMEGLAAGLGMTTHADVVGARRFRYHGSDPLLFQTFGHGEFDKQVPNFKQTEMNNKLFRSEKEVAEERSDKFEEILSNIKDEELTIDIGFDQIESLELNYIMKEAVRRGVKRFFLDNVMGQRVIGTGIECEEITVRGLAGNHCFGFVHDVKINVIPNHSTKTTVPANAQVGVANTSNPSEINIAGDVSDLFAAYSVSGVFRVAKSGGVRNLLLMKAGLPDEWKNIDVDRFVNAEKDEVLAEIVRRYQKRKSLRNKMKWQQFLKMYEEKLLKRTPPVAIYGVGSERRMGDYFMEYAQGGIGIILNIANKQNPIGYYVCSGMTAGAAYIRGELSDEQLGVGVRKIDYLTSEDRVFLQKHIDDYIAQFKDVDIDQRFNKALKEFIEAYESNPEKIFSTFSKIIPKATVAAVSNE; translated from the coding sequence ATGGCTGATATAGTTAGACATAAAAACAACGTCGTAACAAGACGTTCCATAAAATACACCGAACCGGACAAAACGGGGATCTACGCCCAGGGTGCAAAATACTGGGTTGAAGTAACCGATGAACTCACAGAGCCGGGGCGTGGATGTGTTCACTGCGCAACATGCGTGGATGCCTGCACCCACAACCTCGCCAAACCCGAATCACCCACAGGCGTATTCTCCATGGAGGTTCGCTATCTGGACGAGGAGGGGAACCGTGTGAACATGGAGGCGGGGGACAGCGTTGCATTCATGGAGAAGATCCTCTGGATCAACCCCGATGAGTGCTGTAACTGCAAGCGATGTGTGAAGATGTGTCCCCAGCGTGCCATCAAGGTATACGAAAACCCTGACTACAACGATGTAGGGGTGAAGCTCACAGGCTCCGGTGTGATAAACGATATCATCAACAGGGCAAGCAATAAATCCACCGTATCGAGTGCTCACCTCGGTGCAACCCAATCCAAGATGGACAACGACTGGCTCATCGATGCGGCGGAGATCCTCTCACCCCAGCGTGACCACCTCCACGAGTTCGCCGGCCAGATTCGCCGTATGACGCTCGGCAAGAGAAACGCACGCTTCGAGTGCGACACGCCCATATTCGATGTGCACCAAAGCTACGGCTCCAACAGCCACGAGGCGATCCTCGCCCGTATGATGGCCAGTATCAAGCTGGGGCGTCCATTCTTCACAGGTGAGGGATACGTCCATCCCGATATGATGCCCGCCGCAAAATACTGCATCCTGCAGTTCGGCTCCGGAGGCTACGGCCCATGGCTGGAGCTGGACAAGTTCGCCGGAGTATCGATGAAGTACGGTCAGGATGCCAAGAAGGGTAAAGGGGGCAGGCTTCAGGACAAGAAGAACGATTACGAGATCGCCCTGCTCCGCTGTGTCGAGGCGCTTCGCCACCTTACAGCACCAAACCCCCAGCATCTCCAGTATTCCATCGAAGAACTCCCCATGCGTGTGGAGTCCCTCCGCTGTCTCCTTGGTGACGACAAGCTGATCGGTGCGGATGTATACGGAACGGCTTGGAACTTCCCCGAGATTGCCGTGGCCCTTGCAAAGGCAGGCTTCGACTACATAACCGTTAAGGCGGGGGACGGCTCCACCGGTGCGGCACACATGGTGGATATGCAGAACAGAGGACTCAATATCATATACCTCACACACATGGCGGACTACGCCCTTAGGCGTGAAGGTCTTCGAGAGCAAGTATCCATCATAGCCGAAGGGGGCGTTATGAACAGCTTCCACGCCTTCCTGACCATGCTCGCAGGTGCAGACTTTGTCGGAATGGGAATGCGTCATCTTCACGTACTTGGCTGTACCCTCTGCCGCAGATGCCATACGGGTCAGTGCGCATGGGGGATCACCTCCCGTAAGTACGGCCACCGCATAGAGCCGGAAACGGCCAGCGACAGCATGGCAAACCTTGTGGAATCCTTCCATGAGGATATGGAGGGACTCGCCGCAGGGCTCGGGATGACAACCCATGCGGATGTCGTCGGCGCAAGACGTTTCCGTTACCATGGAAGCGATCCACTCCTGTTCCAGACCTTCGGCCACGGGGAGTTCGATAAACAGGTGCCGAACTTCAAACAGACCGAGATGAACAATAAGCTCTTCCGCTCCGAAAAGGAAGTTGCAGAGGAACGCAGCGATAAATTCGAGGAGATCCTCTCAAATATCAAGGATGAGGAACTAACCATAGATATTGGCTTTGACCAGATAGAGAGCCTCGAGCTGAACTATATCATGAAAGAGGCTGTGCGAAGGGGCGTTAAGCGGTTCTTCCTCGACAACGTTATGGGTCAGCGTGTTATCGGAACCGGTATCGAGTGCGAGGAAATCACCGTGAGGGGACTCGCCGGAAACCACTGCTTCGGCTTCGTCCACGATGTTAAGATAAACGTGATACCAAACCATTCCACGAAGACCACCGTACCGGCAAATGCACAGGTGGGCGTTGCCAACACGTCAAACCCGTCAGAGATAAACATCGCCGGAGACGTGAGCGACCTTTTCGCCGCATACTCAGTGAGCGGTGTTTTCCGTGTGGCAAAGAGCGGCGGTGTGCGTAACCTACTTCTCATGAAAGCGGGGCTCCCCGATGAATGGAAGAATATAGATGTGGACCGTTTCGTAAACGCCGAGAAGGACGAGGTTCTCGCCGAGATTGTACGCAGGTATCAGAAACGTAAATCACTCAGAAACAAAATGAAGTGGCAGCAATTCCTCAAGATGTACGAGGAGAAACTCCTCAAGCGTACACCACCCGTCGCCATCTATGGCGTGGGCTCCGAAAGGAGGATGGGCGACTACTTCATGGAATACGCCCAAGGGGGCATAGGGATAATCCTGAACATCGCCAATAAGCAAAACCCCATAGGATACTACGTCTGCTCCGGCATGACAGCAGGAGCAGCCTATATAAGAGGTGAGCTAAGTGATGAACAGCTCGGTGTGGGGGTCCGCAAGATCGACTATCTCACGAGCGAAGACAGGGTGTTCCTACAAAAACATATCGATGACTATATAGCACAGTTCAAGGATGTGGATATCGATCAGCGTTTCAATAAGGCACTCAAAGAGTTCATTGAAGCGTATGAAAGCAACCCGGAGAAGATATTCTCCACCTTCTCAAAGATAATACCAAAGGCGACGGTCGCCGCGGTATCAAACGAATAA
- a CDS encoding helix-turn-helix domain-containing protein, whose amino-acid sequence MILEDYYKGYDKETKIDIQTDMVKLQVSTALKELMESKGYTKKILAEKMEVSPAYVTKIFGGDNISLKTIAKVAVALDIHMGIKLKNLDISSRKNNVVDIKYYYEDTDESHILDTEPEVECV is encoded by the coding sequence ATGATTTTAGAAGACTATTACAAAGGTTACGATAAAGAGACTAAGATAGATATTCAGACAGATATGGTTAAGCTTCAGGTTTCGACCGCACTCAAGGAGCTTATGGAGAGCAAAGGTTACACTAAGAAAATCCTTGCAGAGAAAATGGAAGTAAGCCCTGCATACGTAACCAAGATATTCGGCGGAGACAATATTTCTCTTAAAACCATTGCCAAAGTTGCAGTAGCCCTTGATATCCATATGGGTATCAAGCTTAAAAACTTGGATATCTCCAGCAGAAAAAACAATGTCGTAGATATCAAATATTATTACGAAGATACAGACGAGTCGCATATTCTGGATACAGAGCCAGAGGTGGAGTGTGTATAA
- a CDS encoding CoA-binding protein, producing the protein MGNLTDDRLKELLTNAKTVVIVGASNKEDRASNGIMKYLMKNGYDCYPVNPVEETVLGVKAYDSIAEVPVTPDIVDVFRRSEHAPDITRSAIEKGAGFIWLQEEVKSEEAKKMAEYADVPFVMDKCIFKEMMRLGLYGS; encoded by the coding sequence ATGGGAAATCTCACAGATGATAGATTAAAAGAACTGCTTACAAATGCGAAAACCGTTGTTATTGTTGGTGCTTCTAACAAAGAAGACAGGGCCAGCAACGGTATTATGAAATACCTCATGAAGAACGGTTACGACTGCTACCCCGTTAACCCTGTCGAGGAAACGGTGCTTGGCGTTAAGGCTTATGACTCCATCGCCGAAGTTCCCGTAACCCCTGATATAGTTGATGTTTTCCGCAGAAGCGAGCATGCGCCGGATATAACACGCTCCGCTATCGAAAAGGGCGCAGGGTTTATCTGGCTCCAGGAAGAGGTGAAGAGCGAAGAGGCAAAGAAGATGGCCGAATACGCCGATGTACCCTTCGTTATGGATAAGTGCATCTTTAAAGAGATGATGCGTCTCGGTCTTTACGGAAGCTAA
- a CDS encoding flagellar hook-basal body protein, giving the protein MLQGLYSASTAINAYQKVQSVTANNIANVNTGGFQAGRTTLADLPTGGVRVNSVVTDDTPGYLMNTNRPLDIAIDGPGYFRVENDSGQDLTRSGSFRMDEEGNLVDPGGSVLAYDIGPADRVEIDNEGNIFADGDLKGQVEIVDRFGEPVDNRQYELRTGMLEASNVDMAREIVDSVITLGGYKSNITMAQSNDEMLGTIINMVG; this is encoded by the coding sequence ATGTTACAAGGTCTGTACAGCGCATCCACAGCGATAAACGCATATCAGAAAGTACAGAGTGTTACGGCAAACAACATCGCCAACGTGAACACGGGCGGATTCCAGGCCGGCAGGACTACTCTGGCCGATCTCCCCACAGGCGGAGTGCGCGTTAATTCCGTTGTAACAGATGACACCCCCGGCTACCTCATGAACACCAACCGCCCCCTCGACATCGCCATAGACGGTCCAGGATATTTCCGTGTGGAGAACGATTCAGGGCAGGACCTTACAAGGTCCGGCAGTTTCCGTATGGATGAAGAGGGGAACCTTGTGGATCCCGGCGGAAGCGTTCTCGCCTACGACATAGGCCCTGCTGATAGGGTAGAGATCGATAACGAAGGGAACATCTTTGCAGACGGAGATCTGAAAGGACAGGTAGAGATCGTGGATCGTTTCGGCGAACCGGTGGATAACCGTCAGTATGAGTTAAGAACCGGAATGCTTGAGGCCTCCAATGTAGATATGGCAAGGGAGATCGTGGACAGCGTGATAACCCTTGGCGGTTATAAATCAAACATCACCATGGCTCAGTCCAACGACGAGATGCTCGGAACCATCATAAACATGGTTGGCTAG